One genomic region from bacterium encodes:
- a CDS encoding MBL fold metallo-hydrolase, with protein sequence MPQGPVAIPKGAVVRFWTLGTSAAVATLDRDNLSLLVRSQNELFLIECSGSPVKRLLRVNCDLKDLNLLVITHRHPDHIYGLPSLVHALKISGGGHLPMPIFAPPETVEVASKLLLSFWERGTLSELISLIPVSLEGNHLLFEGSGVQIFTSPAEHGPETLAVKFVEKTTGASMVYSSDTMLCESVVRLAAGADDLLHDSTFCAADRENGPLFGHSTARQAGIVARRADVKRLILVHFSDAAADGCECVAQAALEFAGRIVAAGDFQEFTCGSS encoded by the coding sequence ATGCCCCAAGGGCCCGTTGCTATCCCCAAAGGGGCGGTTGTGAGATTCTGGACGCTTGGGACTTCCGCCGCTGTTGCCACGCTGGATAGAGACAATCTGTCGTTACTTGTCAGGTCTCAGAATGAGCTCTTTCTTATCGAATGCAGCGGCAGCCCCGTCAAGCGGTTGCTCAGGGTGAACTGCGACTTAAAGGACCTGAACCTGCTCGTCATCACACACAGGCATCCGGACCATATCTACGGCCTCCCGTCGCTCGTTCATGCCCTCAAGATCAGTGGAGGCGGCCATCTCCCGATGCCGATCTTCGCGCCGCCTGAGACAGTCGAAGTCGCCAGCAAGCTGCTCCTGTCTTTTTGGGAGAGGGGTACTCTGTCCGAGTTAATCTCACTCATTCCGGTCTCGCTTGAGGGAAACCACTTGCTTTTCGAGGGCTCAGGTGTTCAGATTTTTACGAGTCCGGCTGAACATGGGCCGGAGACATTGGCTGTGAAGTTCGTGGAGAAGACGACCGGCGCAAGTATGGTATATTCTTCGGACACGATGCTTTGTGAGAGCGTTGTTCGTCTAGCAGCGGGTGCGGATGACCTCTTGCACGACAGCACGTTCTGCGCTGCGGACAGAGAGAATGGCCCGCTTTTCGGCCATTCAACTGCCCGACAGGCGGGCATCGTGGCGAGACGGGCCGATGTTAAGCGGCTGATTTTGGTGCATTTCTCGGATGCAGCCGCAGACGGCTGCGAATGCGTGGCACAGGCCGCGCTTGAGTTCGCCGGGCGGATAGTTGCTGCGGGCGACTTTCAGGAGTTCACGTGTGGGTCGTCGTAG